GAGTCAGTGCAGATGATGAAGTCTCCCATCAAGCATTCACCCAAAAATATAATTTGAATTTTCCCCTACTGGCTGACAGCGACAAATCCCTCATCAAAGCTTTCGATGTGGATGGCGGCGGTTATGCCAAGCGCGTCACCTACGTAATTGACCCCAGCGGCAAAATTACCCATGTTGACGCTAATGTAAATACCAGCAACCATGCTAGCGATATTTTAGCTGCACTTGGGCTGTAGTTTTTTACCTGATAATTCAGGATTTTTTAAATAGTCTTAGCCCCAAGCTTCTAGAGGCTTGGGGTTCTTTGTTTGATTCAGTTACCTGATGGTGGTGTCACCAATGGCGGCGTAACTGATGGTTGTGTAACCGTTGGCAAACTGAGGGTAGGTTGCTGTTGTTGACCTTGAATTAGTTTTTGTTGCCTTGCTTTAAAGGCTGCTGCTGCTGAGTTGAGTTCTTCGTTCTGTTGGTTAGAATCCCAGTTGAGATTCCCGAAATTTGCCCGATGAATCAGATCGAACATATTGAAATTGTCTGAGTTTGAACGGGCGAAAGGATCGGTATTTTGGTCTGTTGTACTATTGCTGGGGAAAGCATCCGTTGGGCTGCTGATTTGAGCGGAACTTGGTTGAGCCATAAGCAAGGAAGCAAAGCTAATTCCTGCTGCCGTAGCTAGAAAGAGTCTAGTAATTTGTAAAAATGGTTTTTTCATGGGTTTTGACCCTAAATAAAATTGATCTATTTTATCTTTTTAAGCCAGAGTCCGCCGCAGTTGGGGTTGAATACTTAGCAAGGCGACTAGGGCAAAGCCAAACAACACCAGCAATGCTCCCCCAAAGGTAACATCGCCCCAAGGAGCTTGCATAACTACACTACTTAGTGCCCAATTACTATGGAAATATAGATAGCGAATTGGTTCGATCGCATAGCTGAGAGGATTTAGAGTAGCTACAACCTGCAACCACTGAGGCATGAAGGATAGAGGTGCTAAAGCTGTACTAGCAAACAATAATGGGAGGTTGGTGACGAAAATCACTGCAATCAATTCAATGTGGCCGGGTAAAGCGAAAGCTAAACCGAGAGAGATAGCTGTTACACCCAAAGCTAAGAGTAAAACAATTAGAGCGATCGCACTTAAACCCGCTACATCGGGTAGTCCAGCCCCCAAGAACGCCGCTGCTGCTACAATTACAGCTGCTTGTAACAAACTTTGGCTGATGATAAAGATGGCTGAGGCAAAAACAATGGAAAATCGTGATGCTAACGGTGCTACCAGCAAACGATTCAAAAAGCCGAATTCGCGGTCAAACATTACAGGTAAACCAGCATTCAGCGCCCCAGCAAAGGCTGTAAACACAATGATGCCAGCAGCCAAAAATTGACCGTAATTTGTTGTATTGCCAAATATACCTTTGGGAGCATTTTGGAACAAAGCACCAAATAGCACTAACCACATTACTGGCTGAATAATTCCAGCGACTAAAGATGAGGGACGGCGTTGCAACTGAATAAACAAGCGACGAGTTAAAGCCAACGTCTCTTGTACCAATTCACCGAAAAAGTTAGGTGCAGTATTAGTATCTACTTGTGGCGATGCTAATGGTTGCCAATTGATATCAGATTTAGGAGTAACACTCATAGCAATTTTGGATTTTGGATTTTGGATTTTAGATTGGGCACAAGAGGCAGAGGTGCGGAGGGGAAAGACTTACTGCTACTGCTCCCCTGCTCCCCTGCTCCCTACCTATCTCATATTCTGCTTCTTTTCAGCTTTGGGATCGCGGGTGGCGACGGCTGCGAGTTCTGCATCCAATAAGGTGCGTCCTGTGGCAGCGAGATAAACGTCATCAAGGCTGGGGCGAGATTGGGCGATGCCAAATATGGGCAAGCCAGCGGTATTCAGCGATTGCTGTATGTTAGTAAGAACATCATTCTGAGGTGTCACTACCAAGTTGAGCGAATTACCTTGAGCGCTGTTGATGATGACTTCTTGGACAAAGGGCAAAGGTTTCAGGAGGTTTTTAGCTTTCTCAGCTTCCTCAATGGGGGAAAACTCGCGGATTCGCAAGGTGATGCGATCGCCCCCTACTTGATCTTTCAATTGCGAAGGTGTACCACTTGCAATTACAACGCCGCGATCTATAATTGCCACGCGATCGGCTAAAGCGTCAATTTCTTCTAAATAATGGCTGGTAATTACTACCGTCGTCCCAGAGGCGCGTAATTTTCTCAGGAAATCCCATACCACAAAACGAGTTTCTATGTCAAGTCCCACAGTTGGCTCGTCCAACACCAAAACATCCGGTGCATGGAGCAACCCGGCAGCCAAGTCTAGGCGCTTGCGTAAACCGCCTGAGTAGGTTCCTGTCTTTTTGTTAGCGTATTCTTGCAAACCGAGTAAATCTAATACCGTTTCAATACGCTGTTTGGCTACTGCGCCTGGAAGGTGATAAAGTGCTGCTTGTAATTGCAGCAGTTCTTTTCCGGTCAACACCTTATCTATAGCGACTTCCTGAGCTACGTAGCCTAGTCGTTGTCTTGCCACTCTGGGATTATCTAACACAGAGATGCCAGATACTTCGATAATGCCTGCATCCGGTGTGGTCAGCGTACACAAAGCACGCAAGGTAGTAGTTTTCCCAGCACCGTTGGGGCCAAGTAAACCAAAAATTTCTCCTGGTTCTACCTGAAAGGAAACATCTTGGACGGCAACCACTGTACCGTAACGTTTTTGCAGATTTTGAATTAAAACGGCGGGAGCCATGACAGCCGATCCCCAACTATACAAATCTCAATAAAGTCTATCCTTATTGTAGAAGGTAGAGAGCAAGGAAATAGCGCATGAGCGAAAATCTGTAAATAAGTTCGCTTCATGCGCTATGCTGCCAAAAATTTTTAATTATTCTAAACAAGTTGTTTGATTGCGTTTGTAGCGAAACAAACCAAATACTACAGCAATTAATCCTAAACCTGGAAGATTTGCAGGCTCTGGAACCTTACGAGTGGGAGGCTTAGGCGGATTATAGTACTTCGTTGGGACATCTGGCAGATCGCCATTAAATAGATAGTTGTGAGACTCACCATTTCCTGTCAAAGAAGCTACCACGACATTGCCGTTAATTTGACCGTTATTGAAATTGAAATTAGCCAAAGGCGCAAGAATACTACCTTGAATGCCAATGCTACTGGCAGTTAGGTTTGTCGCTTCATAAAAGTTATAGATTACTTTTTGTTTATCTGCGCCAATGATATTAAACCCAAAGTTTTGTAGTGACACATCCTTACCGCTGATATTGACAACGATAGTTGAATTTGCGTCCCCCTTTATTTCAAAATAGTTTGTCTTGGAGACAGATGAGCCTGCAAGATTAAAAACATTGAAAGCAGTACCACTGCCACTAAGGTTAATAGCACCCCAAGGTTGAACTGTTGTGTTACCAGTAGGAGTCAAGGTTGCCAAATATTCAGATAACCCTCGAAGTTGTTTCCCTGCTTCATTGAAGTCAATGGGATTACCCTGGCTGAGAGTTCCTTGGGGAAATCCTACATTGCTAGATACATTGGCGCTGCCTCCATAGACAGCATTACCGTGGTAGACTTGACCGTTACTCAGAGTTAAATTCTGTCCAGCGACTACTACGTTGCCGCTATTACCAGAAAGTCTGCTTCCAAGTCCGCCGACGAAATTTATGTTACCGCCAGCAGCAACT
This portion of the Nostoc sp. GT001 genome encodes:
- a CDS encoding choice-of-anchor A family protein, with product MKSKTYYIWGQIAAPIVVTLALGFSARANAVELGAASDYNVFVLGDISQKYTDIEGKVAAGGNINFVGGLGSRLSGNSGNVVVAGQNLTLSNGQVYHGNAVYGGSANVSSNVGFPQGTLSQGNPIDFNEAGKQLRGLSEYLATLTPTGNTTVQPWGAINLSGSGTAFNVFNLAGSSVSKTNYFEIKGDANSTIVVNISGKDVSLQNFGFNIIGADKQKVIYNFYEATNLTASSIGIQGSILAPLANFNFNNGQINGNVVVASLTGNGESHNYLFNGDLPDVPTKYYNPPKPPTRKVPEPANLPGLGLIAVVFGLFRYKRNQTTCLE
- a CDS encoding peroxiredoxin gives rise to the protein MPLAVGTDAPAFTAKDTNGNTVSLSDFAGKTVVLYFYPKDDTPGCTKQACSFRDAQSQYQGKDIVILGVSADDEVSHQAFTQKYNLNFPLLADSDKSLIKAFDVDGGGYAKRVTYVIDPSGKITHVDANVNTSNHASDILAALGL
- a CDS encoding ABC transporter ATP-binding protein, with protein sequence MAPAVLIQNLQKRYGTVVAVQDVSFQVEPGEIFGLLGPNGAGKTTTLRALCTLTTPDAGIIEVSGISVLDNPRVARQRLGYVAQEVAIDKVLTGKELLQLQAALYHLPGAVAKQRIETVLDLLGLQEYANKKTGTYSGGLRKRLDLAAGLLHAPDVLVLDEPTVGLDIETRFVVWDFLRKLRASGTTVVITSHYLEEIDALADRVAIIDRGVVIASGTPSQLKDQVGGDRITLRIREFSPIEEAEKAKNLLKPLPFVQEVIINSAQGNSLNLVVTPQNDVLTNIQQSLNTAGLPIFGIAQSRPSLDDVYLAATGRTLLDAELAAVATRDPKAEKKQNMR
- a CDS encoding ABC transporter permease produces the protein MSVTPKSDINWQPLASPQVDTNTAPNFFGELVQETLALTRRLFIQLQRRPSSLVAGIIQPVMWLVLFGALFQNAPKGIFGNTTNYGQFLAAGIIVFTAFAGALNAGLPVMFDREFGFLNRLLVAPLASRFSIVFASAIFIISQSLLQAAVIVAAAAFLGAGLPDVAGLSAIALIVLLLALGVTAISLGLAFALPGHIELIAVIFVTNLPLLFASTALAPLSFMPQWLQVVATLNPLSYAIEPIRYLYFHSNWALSSVVMQAPWGDVTFGGALLVLFGFALVALLSIQPQLRRTLA